The sequence below is a genomic window from Candidatus Sungiibacteriota bacterium.
CCTGCTCAATTATTTTGGCAAGGTCCTGCGTCAAATAAACCTGTCCCAAGGGGGTGGCAATCATGGCCCCTCGCGGCATGGCATCCAGCGTCTCCAAAAGCCTGTCAATAAAAGACGGTATATCAATTTCAAGTTTTTCCAAAATGGCATCCACCGTGCCTTCTTCCTGAAGCACAAGCGCGGCAAACAAATGCAGCACATCAATTTGCTGATGTGATCTTTCCAGGGCCAAATCATGCGCTTTTTTAAGCGCCTCTTGGGCTTTAATGGTAAATTGTTGAAAAGGCGGCATATACAAGCTTTTAGCTTCCTAGCTTATAGGAAACTAGCGTAATTTAGCATTCATTGAATTTAACCTAGAAAGCTACAAGCTAAAAGCTAAGAAGCTAGACATAGTATATCAAATTTTTTGTCAAAATCAATAGCGGCCGGGGGCCGCTAAAATACTACTTGTAACGGGGCGCGATCATGGTAAAGGGCAGAGGCGAGCCAGGGGGAAGCCGGAAACCTGCAGCATCTTTATGCCCTCCGCCGCCAAAACGCTGGGCAAGTTCAGCCACATCAGCGGTTCCGTCGGAACGCAGACTAAACACCATTACATCTTTATTCCAATACCAAACTATAGCCAGGGGCGGCAGCTTCTTAACCAAAAAGGACCCTAGACTTGAAGCCCAAATTGCAGAATTGACGGCAAGACACCGATATCCGCAAAACTCAACAAGTTGAGCATGGGCCGCGGTCTGCTCCACCAACATATTCCTATAACGAAGCAGGACTTCGCCCTCCTGAACGTATTGGGCAAGACCCGCCTCGGTTTGGGTATCCTGTAGAAAACGCATCCAGCGCTCAAAATCTCTTGGGTAAGAATCAAGAAAAATCCCCAAGGCGCGTGTTTGCGGGAAACGAAATCGCCAGAGATCATAATCTTCAATGTGCTGAAAGAGTCTGGGAAGCGGCTTTTCCGGGTGGAAATACATCCAAGCCAATACCGCTCCGGAGTGTTCAAGGTCAAAAAGATGCTGTGTAGCAAGTTCTACCGTTTCCTGATTAGTTTTATGGTGATCAACAATTGTTAAAGAACGGACCTGACCCAAAAGCTCCTGCACAATATCTTTGGGGTAACTATAATCAAGGGTAAAAACATCCTTACCTGCAAGTCCCGCCGGAGGCGGAGTCTGATGATAAACCGGTATATATTCTGCGCTCTCCCCAAACTTTTTCCAAGCGGCAAAAGCAGCGCCAAAACCGTCATTACATTCGGCATGATAAAGTACTGCGATTTTTTTAGGTTCTTTTTCGGCCATAAAACCCTCTACGAGCATTATATCCTAATTTTAGCATAAATCCCCCCACCTTTCCAGCGGGGTATTCTGGGAAGGTGGGGGATAAAATATAAAGCAGCGCTAGTGAGCGCCGCTTTCTCTTACTGCTTCAATCCCGGGCAAAGTACCCTCAGCCAAAAATTCAAGCATGGCCCCTCCGCCCGTGGAAATAAAATTAAAATTCCCTTCAAGGCGGGACTTATGGATCGCGGCAACCGTGTCACCCCCTCCGGCGATACGGTATGCTTGTACCCAACCCAGTCCTGCCATTAAGGCTAGCGTTCCCGCGTCGTAACCACCCTCGCACCAGCCCAAGGTTCCATTCCATAAAATAAAACTGCTGGTTTTAGCGACGGCAAGAAGCGCCTCTACGGTTTGCGGACCCACGTCATATATAATGTCGTTATCGGTTACTTCTTCCGGTTTGAGTACTTTTTTCTCCCGTTCCACTACCACGTCTTCGGACAATACTATTTTTTTACCCCAAAGAATCTCTTTGGGTAAGGAGATCGGCTCAACTCGGGAGCGACCCACCCTTAGGCCGCGTGCGGCCATAAAAGAATTGCCAATCGAGCCGCCGATAAACACAACGTCTGCTGTTTTGATTAAATTTTCCAGAAGCGGCGTTTTAGTATCAAACTTTTTCCCCCCTAGGATGAGAAGGAATGGATGCAGGGGGTCAAATGCCTTAGACAAATTATTAACTTCGCGCTGAAACAAAGATCCAAATCCCGATGGCAAAAAACGCGGCACGCTCACAATAGAGGCGTGGGGACGATGTGACACCGAGAAAGCTTCGTTAATATAAAGTTCACCCCAAGAAGCAAGAAGTCTTGCAAATTCCAAGTCGTTTGCTTTTTCTCCCGGGTTAAGACGTAAATTGTCAAAGAGAACAACTCGTTCCTCCAAGTCATACGGCTCGCCAACCAAACCCGGTAAAAACCGCACCGGCTCCCCAAGCAAATCTTCAACCACTTTATGTACCGCTTCCAGATGTGGAATTTCTTTATCTTGTTCCAGGTGTGTTGCTAAAAGCAACTGCGCTCCGCCTGCCAGAAACCCCTTAATGGTCGGGAGCGTAACCGCAATCCGAAAATCATCAACAACTCTGCCGCCTTCAAGGGGCACGTTAAAATCAACACGCATCAACACCCGTTTTCCATTAACATCGTTGGTCATGGCTGAACCTAACTAAAGGAGTCAACCATAAGATAACATAATTACGGAAAAAGTGAAATGCAAACCCCGCCTTTGGGGCGGGGTTTTGAGTTATTTCCTCTCTTCCAACTTTATTTTTACCTCAAACTCTTTTCCTTCGCGAAAAACCTTAAGGGTGATCTCTGCTCCAACCTGATATTTTTGTATAAGAGAAGCCAGAGTTTGTTCTTGATCAATCCGCTCGCCATTTAACTCCAAAATAATGTCGCCGGCGCGTAATCCCGCGCGACCCGCAGGACTACCAGGTATAACCGCGTATTCGGTCTCGCTCCCCTTAAGAAGCGCGCCGTAGTCTCTACCCAGTTTTTCTTTTTCGGCCAAAGTCTTGGTGACCGCAATATAGCGCACTCCCAGAAACGGATAAATAATTTTTCCGTGCGTTCGGACATTTTCCAGCGCGCGTTTTACTTTATTGACCGGGATGGCAAAGCCGATGTTTTCCGCACCGCGGGCCACGGCCGTATTTATGCCGATAACCTCGCCCCTTAGGTTTAAAAGCGGACCGCCGGAATTTCCTGGATTTATAGCGGCATCCGTTTGGATTAACTCCTGGAGCATCTCGGGACCAGTGGGCGCGCCGGATGCAACCACCGAGCGCTGCAAGCCAGATACAATTCCTACTGATACCGTGTTCCTAAACTCTCCCAAGGCGTTGCCGATCGCAATAACGCTTTGCCCAATTTTCACGCGTGACGAATCTCCAAATTTAAGCAAGGGGTGGTCGGTCCCATCAATTTTTAATACCGCTAGATCCTGCAGGGGATCCCGCGCCAGAACTTTGGCCGGAACCTTGCGTCCGTCATTCATCAAAGCGGTGTAGTCCGCATCTTTATCCGCAACAACATGTTTATTAGTGACTATAAATCCATCCGAAGACACGATAAAGCCGGTTCCGGAGGACACCTCTTCTCTTTTTGTCCCCTTTTGTCTGAACTGCGGAATACTAAAACCCGAACCGTCTCCAAAAAACTGACGGAAAAACGGATCATCGCCAAAAGGATCAATAAAAAATTGTTCTACCACCGGAACGTCTTTGGAGGCAACCACGCTAACCACGGCCGGGGATGATTCTTCCACCACCCGCACCACCAGCTCGTCTTGCCGCAAAATTTTTTCCTGAATCTCGGTATTGTTGCTTATTTTTTCTGTTATTTTTTCAAGAATTTTTTGCGGCCGGTTAAAAAAGAAAGGCTCCCCGCCGGGCATTTCCTGACTAAAAAGCGGCCCCACCGTACCTAAAGTGAGAATTGTACCTATAACAGCCACGATAAAACTTAAAACAACGGTAAAAATTACAATTTGTCTGGTGGTAGGTTGATTTTCATCCATATGACAAATAATAACATATCATAACACTTATGTTAAATAGTACGGTGTCGTTTCCGGCACAAAAGAAACAAAGAACCCCGCCTAAGCGGAGTCTCTCATGAGCACCTGAACACGTGCCCCGTCTATTTCTTCTTTTTCCAGAAGTTCGCTGGCAATACGTTTTAGGGCCGCTTTTTTTTCAACCAAAATACTGCTGACTCTTTCTCTCTGCTCTTTAAGCAACACGTCTATTCCCTCGTCAACTTTCTGCCACAGGGCTTCCGAAGCTTCAACTGTTTGCGACTGGGCAACCGGAAGGAATTTGGGCTGCTCCTCGGAAACCAATGTTCGCAACCCCAAAGAACCCATGCCAAATTCTGTCACCATACGCCGCGCAAGATCAGTGGCCCTCTTGAGATCATCACTCGCGCCGGTTGATATCTCACTAAAAATAAGTTCCTCGGCCAAGCGTCCGCCCAAAAGCACAGCCAGCCGCGCCTTAAGTTCTTTTTCAGAAGCTATATAACGATCTGCCTCCGGCAACTGATGCGTGCTGCCAAGGGACATACCGCGCGGGACAATGGTTACTTTATGAATCGGGTCTGCGCCCTCTTCTTTTAGAAAAGCCGCTACCACAGTATGTCCTGCTTCGTGGTGCGCCACGACTTCTTTTTCTCTTCCCGATATTACCCGGTTTTTTAAAGCTGCGCCCATTATCAGCCTATCCTTGGCCTGCTCAAAATCAGCCATGGAAACCCGGTCTCTGTCGTTTCTTACGGCAACAATAACAGCTTCATTAACCAAGTTAGCAAGGTCTGCTCCCACCCAGAGCGGCGTGCCGCGGGCAATGGTAACTAAGTCAACATCTTGGGCAAGGGTTACTTTCTGCGTATGAATTTTAAGAATTGCTTCTCGTCCTCTTAGGTCCGGAACCGGAATCTCTATTTTCCGATCAAACCTTCCGGGACGAAGAAGCGCAGGATCCAGTATTTCCGGCCGATTGGTTGCGGCCACAACGATAACGCCGCTATTGGGTTCAAAACCGTCCATCTCTACCAAAAGCTGGTTTAAAGTCTGTTCGCGCTCTTCGTGTCCTCCCATGATTCCAAAACTGCGCGCCTTTCCCACCGCATCCAGCTCATCAATAAATACAATACAAGGGGCAAGCTTTAAAGACTCACTAAACAGATCCCGTACCCGTGCTGCCCCAAGTCCCACAAACATCTCAACAAAGTCAGACCCGGCTATGGAGATAAAAGGAACGCTGGCTTCGCCAGCCACGGCCTTGGCAAGAAGCGTCTTGCCGGTTCCGGGACGACCCACCAACAACACTCCTTTGGGAATTTTTGCTCCCAAGCGCTGGAATTTCTGGGGATTGCGCAAAAACTCAATAACCTCCTCCAGTTCTTCCTTAGATTCGTCCACTCCAGCCACGTCGGCAAAACTAACTCCGGGACGTTTATCAATATAAATTTTAGCCCTGCTTTTACCTAAAGATGCCAATCCTCCACCCGGCTGCCCCAGCTTGCGCATCAGAAATTGCCATAGGATAAATAATGCCGCCATCGGCAGAATCCATGCGAATAAAAGTCCTGTCAACCAAGAAGTTTCTTCCGACTGTATCCTTATATTTTTACTTTTGATTAGAGGAAAGAAATCTTTATCCTGCGCAGGCACCACCACTGATTCCCATTGGCCGTCTTTGGTATAGGCCCTTACGCTTGGACTGTCTGCTTTTATCCTGATTTCAACAATCCCACCTGTCTCTATTTGTTTTAGAAAGTCGGTGTAAGAAATGCTCGGAGTTGTACCCTTGAAACTCTGTATAGCCATAAACATAAAAAGTGCGACCGCAACCCAAACGAGCCATGATGCGAAGTTGAAGGGAGGTTTTTTCTCCACTGCGCCTACCCGCTTGCGTCAAAGAACTTATGGTCTATGATACTCTGTTTTGTCAAAAAAACAAGCCCGCGAGATAGATATCTCACGGGTAAATATTGTTAAAAGTCAGAAAATCTTAACCAGATATTTATCTGGGACATCGGGCCAAGTTTGCAAAATTTCAACAAGATAAGGGAAAGAGGCGTTTATCAAAGACCTGCTGGATTCTTCCGGTCTGATAATGCCGGGGATATCAGGCAGATTGCATACGGTAATGCGTCTGGGCTTGGACCAAAGTAAACCGGTTATCCCGCGCACAACCGTATAAATGGGTTTATGTCCAAAGGTCAGCTGACAAAACTCCTCATCGTCAATGTTTCCACCCTCGTCAATGGACACCTGAAGAATAAATGCGTCATTGGGTAGAAACTCTAGGTGCGATCTTTTCAAAAATTTTGGAGCACCAAAACCCTTGGTAACTGCCGCGAGCACCAGTATCCCGCATTTTTTCAATGCCTTTTCAAGGGCCCCACTGTCTTCTGTACTTAAAGTCTCGTAAGTCGCCCCGCTTTCCGGATCCTTGAAAAGACCGGAAACAATATCAAAAGCGTGGATCTTGCTTGTGGGAACTCCAGCCTCAAGAGCCGCGGCAATCGCATGCCTGCACACGACGCCCCGTGCTCCTCCAAAAAATATGTGAGTATTGCGCCAAGTCCTGCCTTGGTGTTCGTTGAGAAGATCTACTATCCTGTGCCCCGCTTCCCTGCTCATTGTTGAAAGTATGTGCGGATCGTGACGAGTAGGATAGTACTCATAGGGCAGTATTTTAACTCCCTTTGCCAGAAGTTTACCTACAGTTTCTTTGTTGGCGTGAACATGAGGAAAACAAATTAGTCCTTGGCCTTCCCGATAAAACTCTATTTCTTCAGGAAATGGCTGCTTGACTTTAAGCACTATGTCGGCCGCGCGATACAAAATATCTTTATCCCTTGCTACCATGGCCTCCGGTCGCCAGTATTGATATTTAATACCCAAAGACCTGCCAAGACCCTCCTCCACAACAAACTTGATCCTGCGTTCAGTAACTGCTTTTTTAAGCAGGGGGATGGTGTCTGGAAAAATAGGCACGCGTCCCTCGCAGGGCATAATTTCGCGAGGAACAGCAACAATAAGGGGTTCCGGCATTTTCTAACCTTTTTGTTAAGGGCCTAATCCAATGTAATTTTACATCAAATTGTACTGTACGTCAAGCTATAATACTGCCTCTACCTTTCTTACCTCTTTAATCTTTGATTTCAGAAGTTCTTCTACGCCGCCTTTCAGGGTAAGCTGCGATAAAGGACAGCCCTGACAAGTTCCAAGGAGACGCACATAAACCACTCCGTCTTCAAACTTTACAAATTCAATATCGCCGCGGTGCCACGCGAGCATGGGACGAATTTCATTAAGTACTGCTTCAATTTTTTGATCCATAATAATTAATTTTCTTTTTATAAAAATTGCGACACAAAAGAATCCGGGTCCTCAACGCTTAAAGAAAGTTCTGGAATTTTTTCAACGTATTCCGGCGCGCCAACGACAAAGTCCGGGCTGCCAAGTATTAAACCAAGTTTTTTAACTTCTTTATCTACACACTCCTCAAAGTACTCACCAAAACAACTAATCGGGGTGCGGGGCGGAATTTCAATTGATTTAGCTTCCAAGATTTTTTTCAATCTTTCTCTTTGCTTATCAAACCACGGGTCGTTTCTTTGGTCCTGTGTAAAAAGAAGGATTAACCGCCGACCCAGTTTTTTCTTGGCTTCTAGTATACGCGTAAGGTCACGCTCAACATCCTTGATAAATACGGCCCACTTCTCTGCTGCACCCGCGATAACCTCACCCCTTTTTACTTTGGCGCGCACTTGAAAAGCTTCAATCGGAAAGGCAGAAACATAAAAAAGTATAGAGTCTGGTTCTCGTACAATTTGATTGATTTTCTCCTCCCAAAGACTGCGTAAATTTTTGTGACGGGGGTTACTTGCACCCTGACCGTAATAGCCCACATCGAAATCGGGGTGGATAAGCTGATAGATTTTGCTTACAACTAACTTTTCCCGGGTTTCTTTTGAACCTTTTGAGCCATCCCCTGTTTCCGGCGTCAACTCCATTTTTCCTGCTTCTCTCAACATACGGAAACTACCTAAATCTCTCCATAGTTACCTTCCAGTCAATCGCCTTAAAAAATGCCTCGATGTAGTCAGTTTTCTTAAGACCGTAATCCAGCATATAGGCGTGCTCAAAAACGTCTAAAATTAGAAGGGGTTTTGCCCCTACAAGGTGTCCGAAATCATGCTCATTAACCCAGACGTTAAACATGCGGTTAGCCTCCGAGTCGTAGTAAAGAATTGTCCAGCCAATACCGCGCATGGTACCAGTTCCCTTAAAATCTTTTTCCCAGTTCTCGTAACTTCCGAAGTCTTCAACGAGCCTTTTATAAAAATCGGAGCTCTGGTCAGCGGTGCCGCCGCCTTTGGTCATATTTCCAAAATATAATTCATGCAGCCGCATACCGTTAAACTCCCAGCCAAAACGTCGTTTGAGTTCCGCATATGCCGGCGTACCGGTCTTGCCGGATGCTGTTAATTCGCTTAGTTCCTCAAGCAGTTTATTGGTATTGGCAACATACCCTTGATAAAGAGTGAAGTGATTTTTCAATAATTGGTCGCTAAAGCCGGCCGTGCCGAGAAGGTGATCGTAATTTTTTGGTTCGTAAGACATAGCTTTGGTTTGATTATGTTGACAATTTCACGATGAACAGATTATGCCCACGCACTAATTTCGACCTGAGTACTTCTTTATTGCTGCAACACTCGCGGGTACGCCTTCGGCTCGATTATCTATCTTGTGGGCATGTATTCAAATTAGTGCGGGGCGTAGGTTTTGTAACCAAAATTTTGATTCTCAAAATTTTGGACAAAGCCCTACGGAAAAATCTGGTTTCCCTCCTCGTCAAAAATTAAAATCGCCTGCGTGGGACAAGATTTGGCCGCCAAAAGTATGGTTTCATCGTCCGCTCCTTTATCATTATAAACCACCGCTTTATTTTCGGAATCCAATTCAAAAACTCCCGGCGCAACCGCAATACAAGATGCCGCCCCAATACAAAGATTGCGATCAACGACGATCTTGCCGATTTTGAGAAGTTTCTTTTCTGGCGCTGACTGATTTTTTACAGAGTCTTGACTCATTATTGATTTTTGTTATACTTTCTTTAGTACTGAAGCGGGGTGCAGAGATGGAAAAATACCCCTTTATAATGCTTCTTTGCATACTACTTGCCTCGTTGCCGTTTTATATTGACCTACACGGCGTCCATCCCTATTTTTTGGTAGTTTGGTACTCTCTTCTTGGATTAGCAATAACGTGGGCGAGCATAGCGTGGGCAATCAAAGCTTTCCAAAGGTATACACTGAGAAAAAATAACCAAAGTGGTTCCGCTACAGACGACCGTTGAAAACGTAGATGAACCACCAGTTAGGTGACAAATCATGGCCCTTCGGTAACTAATGCCGGAGGGTCTTTAAATTGCAAATCACCATAAATTATAAATACTGACCGAGGTGAGACCAATCTTCTTGGGGGTACTTTTTTCAGGAGTTGATTTATCCATTATTATAAATATCCCGCTGCGCCGCCTGGTTCTGCTTTCTTTTGTGTTTTCAACTGCCCTATTAATTCCTTAAGCCGTGAAGATTCGGAAGGAGAAAGTGCCTTACCCCTAGACGCCTTTTCTTGCAGTTGTTTAAGCTCCTCATCAAAAGAAACCCACCCCTCGCCCGGTTTAAAAGTTTCTCTAAGTCCCATAAACTATCCGTAATATTTTTCTTTATAGAAACGAATTAGCTGTTCGACCTCGGTGATGATTTCCGGCGAACCAACACCTACTTTTAATTTTTTCTGCACGCCGTCAAGATCCACCGCCCCTTCCAGCACCGCCTCCTCAATGTCTTTATCGGTAATATTTAACTTGGGGTCAATCACGCGCGCTCCTTCTATTATAATACGCTTATGCTGCCCTGTCCTGCGGAAGTAATCGTTGACAGCTTTGCGGAAGGCCTTATCAGCAAGGACCGAGCAGTGGATTTTTCTATTCGGCAATCCGCCGAGCCGCTCCATAATATGCTGGGGCTTGATTTTCAACGCTTCATCCATTGGCACCCCCCCTTTTTCAGTCACCATCACGGAAAACATAGAGGTTGCGGCAATGGCCGAGCCGCACCCAAACGTACGCCATTTCATTTCTTTTATTTTTTCAGTTTCCGGTTCAATTTTCAACCACATCTTCATCAGATCTCCGCATGCTGGGCTTCCCACCATTCCCACCGCATCATACTGCGACTCATCCGGGTCCTCCAGCATCAAATTCCGGGGATTGAAAAAGTGATCCTTGACAATGTCGGTGTAGTACCATTTTTCTCCGGTGAACTGATTCACAACATCGGCGCTGGTATCAACTTTAGGTTTTGATTCCATTATTTATAATTTTTACCGCCGACTTTGATTTTTGATCCTTGTCCCGCAAAGGCCTCCGGATGACTTACGGTTTTTTGCCCGATTTCCAGCCGCACTGGAGAAATTTTTCGCAGTTTCTCCACTATTCCCGGGAAAACTTCCAAAACATAATCCAAATCTTCTTTGGTGGTTCGCCTGCCTAAAGTAAACCGCAACGAGCCATGTGCGTATTCGTATGGCCGACCTATGGCCAAAATCACATGTGAGGGGTCAAGCGTAGTTGAGGTGCAGGCAGATCCGGTGGAAATATAAATTCCTTTAGCGTCAAGATATAAAATCACGGCTTCACCCTCAATATCCAGAACCGAAATATTTATATTATTGGGGAGACGTTTTTTCGGGTGCCCGTTCAAAACAATTTTGGGAACGCGCTTCATAACTTCGCTGATAAAATAATCGCGAAGTTTTAGGAGCCGAGCGTTTTCTTTTTCGCGCTCTTCTTGCGCCAGCTCAAACGCCTTGGCAAACCCTATAATTCCCGGGATATTTTCCGTGCCGGAGCGCAGATTATTTTCCTGCCCTCCGCCATAAATCAAGGGCCTTAAACGGATGCCGCGCCGGATATATAGACACCCAACTCCTTTGGGCCCGTAAATTTTTGACCCGTTCATGGCCAGTAAATCAACTCCTAGTTTTTGAACATCCATATCCAATGCACCGGCCGCCTGACAGGCATCGGTATGGAAAAAGATCGGAGTCGGATTACCTGCGACTTTTCGTTCCTCGCGTATCTCTTTTATTATTTTCCCAATTTCCTCAATCGGCTCAATGGTCCCAATTTCGTTATTAGCATACATTATTGAAACCAAAATCGTATACGGGCGAATAGCTTTTTTTATTTCTTCCTGACGAACA
It includes:
- a CDS encoding phosphoglycerate kinase, translating into MTNDVNGKRVLMRVDFNVPLEGGRVVDDFRIAVTLPTIKGFLAGGAQLLLATHLEQDKEIPHLEAVHKVVEDLLGEPVRFLPGLVGEPYDLEERVVLFDNLRLNPGEKANDLEFARLLASWGELYINEAFSVSHRPHASIVSVPRFLPSGFGSLFQREVNNLSKAFDPLHPFLLILGGKKFDTKTPLLENLIKTADVVFIGGSIGNSFMAARGLRVGRSRVEPISLPKEILWGKKIVLSEDVVVEREKKVLKPEEVTDNDIIYDVGPQTVEALLAVAKTSSFILWNGTLGWCEGGYDAGTLALMAGLGWVQAYRIAGGGDTVAAIHKSRLEGNFNFISTGGGAMLEFLAEGTLPGIEAVRESGAH
- a CDS encoding trypsin-like peptidase domain-containing protein, producing MPGGEPFFFNRPQKILEKITEKISNNTEIQEKILRQDELVVRVVEESSPAVVSVVASKDVPVVEQFFIDPFGDDPFFRQFFGDGSGFSIPQFRQKGTKREEVSSGTGFIVSSDGFIVTNKHVVADKDADYTALMNDGRKVPAKVLARDPLQDLAVLKIDGTDHPLLKFGDSSRVKIGQSVIAIGNALGEFRNTVSVGIVSGLQRSVVASGAPTGPEMLQELIQTDAAINPGNSGGPLLNLRGEVIGINTAVARGAENIGFAIPVNKVKRALENVRTHGKIIYPFLGVRYIAVTKTLAEKEKLGRDYGALLKGSETEYAVIPGSPAGRAGLRAGDIILELNGERIDQEQTLASLIQKYQVGAEITLKVFREGKEFEVKIKLEERK
- the ftsH gene encoding ATP-dependent zinc metalloprotease FtsH; amino-acid sequence: MFMAIQSFKGTTPSISYTDFLKQIETGGIVEIRIKADSPSVRAYTKDGQWESVVVPAQDKDFFPLIKSKNIRIQSEETSWLTGLLFAWILPMAALFILWQFLMRKLGQPGGGLASLGKSRAKIYIDKRPGVSFADVAGVDESKEELEEVIEFLRNPQKFQRLGAKIPKGVLLVGRPGTGKTLLAKAVAGEASVPFISIAGSDFVEMFVGLGAARVRDLFSESLKLAPCIVFIDELDAVGKARSFGIMGGHEEREQTLNQLLVEMDGFEPNSGVIVVAATNRPEILDPALLRPGRFDRKIEIPVPDLRGREAILKIHTQKVTLAQDVDLVTIARGTPLWVGADLANLVNEAVIVAVRNDRDRVSMADFEQAKDRLIMGAALKNRVISGREKEVVAHHEAGHTVVAAFLKEEGADPIHKVTIVPRGMSLGSTHQLPEADRYIASEKELKARLAVLLGGRLAEELIFSEISTGASDDLKRATDLARRMVTEFGMGSLGLRTLVSEEQPKFLPVAQSQTVEASEALWQKVDEGIDVLLKEQRERVSSILVEKKAALKRIASELLEKEEIDGARVQVLMRDSA
- a CDS encoding NifU family protein, with translation MDQKIEAVLNEIRPMLAWHRGDIEFVKFEDGVVYVRLLGTCQGCPLSQLTLKGGVEELLKSKIKEVRKVEAVL
- a CDS encoding superoxide dismutase: MSYEPKNYDHLLGTAGFSDQLLKNHFTLYQGYVANTNKLLEELSELTASGKTGTPAYAELKRRFGWEFNGMRLHELYFGNMTKGGGTADQSSDFYKRLVEDFGSYENWEKDFKGTGTMRGIGWTILYYDSEANRMFNVWVNEHDFGHLVGAKPLLILDVFEHAYMLDYGLKKTDYIEAFFKAIDWKVTMERFR
- a CDS encoding ferredoxin; this encodes MSQDSVKNQSAPEKKLLKIGKIVVDRNLCIGAASCIAVAPGVFELDSENKAVVYNDKGADDETILLAAKSCPTQAILIFDEEGNQIFP
- a CDS encoding iron-sulfur cluster assembly scaffold protein is translated as MESKPKVDTSADVVNQFTGEKWYYTDIVKDHFFNPRNLMLEDPDESQYDAVGMVGSPACGDLMKMWLKIEPETEKIKEMKWRTFGCGSAIAATSMFSVMVTEKGGVPMDEALKIKPQHIMERLGGLPNRKIHCSVLADKAFRKAVNDYFRRTGQHKRIIIEGARVIDPKLNITDKDIEEAVLEGAVDLDGVQKKLKVGVGSPEIITEVEQLIRFYKEKYYG
- a CDS encoding cysteine desulfurase, yielding MSNGVYLDHAATTYLDPRVAEAMEPYWEEEYGNPSSLYRPGRRAKESLDSARSVVARLLNCKSEELVFTGGGTEAINLAIFGVARMYKDQGRHIITSKIEHHAVLHSLEALEKEGFSAGGGPASGWEVTYLDVDEYGLVRQEEIKKAIRPYTILVSIMYANNEIGTIEPIEEIGKIIKEIREERKVAGNPTPIFFHTDACQAAGALDMDVQKLGVDLLAMNGSKIYGPKGVGCLYIRRGIRLRPLIYGGGQENNLRSGTENIPGIIGFAKAFELAQEEREKENARLLKLRDYFISEVMKRVPKIVLNGHPKKRLPNNINISVLDIEGEAVILYLDAKGIYISTGSACTSTTLDPSHVILAIGRPYEYAHGSLRFTLGRRTTKEDLDYVLEVFPGIVEKLRKISPVRLEIGQKTVSHPEAFAGQGSKIKVGGKNYK